A DNA window from Neochlamydia sp. AcF84 contains the following coding sequences:
- a CDS encoding CesT family type III secretion system chaperone — protein sequence MSFENAKENLKEFGKELGLEGLEFDENNTCILGIDDEFSLHLTYEPNSKRLYLYSPLLDGLPKDNKTKLRLYERLLEGSMLGGQMAGGGVGVAVKEELILIHCTIEMEHAEGNRLRAFAPLYVETVEKWRKTCQEVCDGRDEAPQSDSPSLLGDLSDGPSMGPGGKTPGFIKI from the coding sequence ATGTCTTTTGAAAATGCGAAGGAAAATCTCAAAGAATTTGGTAAAGAATTAGGCCTTGAAGGGCTTGAATTCGATGAAAACAATACGTGTATATTAGGGATAGATGACGAATTTTCATTGCATCTTACCTATGAGCCCAATTCAAAAAGGCTATATTTGTACTCACCTCTACTTGATGGCCTTCCAAAAGATAATAAAACCAAGCTACGTCTTTATGAGCGTTTGCTTGAGGGCTCGATGCTTGGTGGCCAAATGGCTGGAGGCGGGGTTGGAGTAGCTGTTAAAGAAGAACTCATTTTGATTCACTGCACCATCGAAATGGAGCATGCTGAAGGCAATAGATTGCGCGCTTTTGCCCCTTTATATGTCGAAACAGTTGAAAAATGGCGTAAGACATGCCAAGAAGTATGCGACGGACGCGATGAAGCACCTCAGTCTGATTCCCCTTCTTTGTTAGGCGATCTATCTGATGGACCTTCCATGGGACCCGGCGGGAAAACCCCAGGATTTATCAAAATCTGA
- a CDS encoding isoamylase has product MNTFNYKVRAGSPFPLGVTWQQDGINFSLVSSQASSVILALFDSPTHQPFVEIPLDPHLNKTGDIWHLFLATTLSKPLGYAYKLGGPSKYFDAFSYLLDPYAKAVISPKIWGARRLVPSKAHPLFLGLLYPEEKFDWEDDKKPQISHKSLIIYEMHVRGFTQHPSSQVKAPGTYLGMIEKIPYLQQLGINAVELLPIQEFNECEYPFPHLSLQKNLFQYWGYSSINFFAPMNRYAFSPAPGAALQEFKKMVKAFHKAGIAVILDIVLNHTNEGSEDGPLTSFKGIDCNTYYLKDKEDRFMNFTGCGNTFNTNHPILQHFILDVLRYWVVEMRVDGFRFDLASIFNRGMQGEVLEAAPIVEAISYDPVLSQTILIAEPWDAAGLYQVGKFSLKKNRWSEWNALYRDTVRRFIKGTPYTKDLFASRLAGSQDIYGFHSPLSSINFITAHDGFTLYDLIAYNHKHNLENGENNQDGTNQNESWNCGLEGPTDDLHINDLRERQLRNFHLALMMSQGIPMLQMGDEYAHTKRGNNNTWCQDNELNWFLWDKLQENSAFYRFYRLMIKFRKQTPALQQGRFLNEQDIFWRGTNGEKINWDKETQFLAFTLLAREENAILYCAFNAQNIPQTIVIPRLEKDQCWQLIINTANPSPYDFYEEGQEPWIEQPLLQMPAFSALLLKKKLN; this is encoded by the coding sequence ATGAATACTTTCAATTATAAAGTTAGAGCTGGGAGCCCTTTTCCCTTGGGAGTGACTTGGCAACAAGATGGGATTAACTTTTCTTTAGTTTCCTCCCAAGCTTCATCGGTCATTTTAGCTTTATTCGATTCCCCCACTCACCAGCCCTTTGTAGAAATCCCTTTGGATCCTCATCTAAATAAAACGGGCGATATCTGGCACCTTTTTCTGGCGACTACTCTTAGCAAGCCGCTAGGTTATGCTTATAAGCTAGGAGGTCCCAGTAAGTATTTTGATGCCTTCAGCTATCTATTAGATCCCTATGCTAAAGCTGTTATTTCTCCTAAGATTTGGGGAGCCAGGCGCCTGGTGCCTAGTAAAGCTCATCCTCTTTTTCTAGGGCTGCTTTATCCTGAAGAAAAATTTGACTGGGAAGATGATAAAAAACCCCAAATTTCGCACAAAAGCTTGATTATTTATGAAATGCATGTGAGAGGATTTACTCAACACCCCTCCAGCCAAGTAAAGGCACCCGGAACATATTTAGGAATGATAGAAAAAATTCCTTATTTACAACAGCTAGGCATTAATGCTGTTGAATTACTTCCCATCCAAGAATTCAATGAATGTGAGTATCCCTTTCCTCATCTTTCTCTTCAAAAAAATTTATTTCAATATTGGGGCTACTCCTCTATCAATTTTTTTGCTCCTATGAATCGTTATGCATTCAGTCCTGCTCCAGGAGCAGCTTTACAGGAGTTTAAAAAAATGGTAAAAGCTTTTCACAAAGCAGGTATAGCAGTGATCCTTGATATTGTTCTTAATCACACGAATGAAGGTAGTGAAGATGGCCCCCTTACCTCTTTTAAAGGTATTGATTGTAATACCTATTATTTAAAAGATAAAGAAGACCGATTCATGAATTTTACAGGGTGCGGGAATACTTTCAACACTAATCATCCTATTCTTCAGCATTTTATTCTGGATGTTTTACGGTACTGGGTCGTAGAAATGCGGGTAGATGGCTTTCGTTTTGATCTGGCTTCCATATTTAACCGTGGTATGCAAGGGGAAGTTCTTGAAGCAGCGCCTATTGTCGAAGCAATTTCCTATGATCCTGTCCTTTCGCAAACAATTTTAATTGCCGAGCCTTGGGATGCTGCTGGCCTCTATCAAGTAGGGAAATTTTCTCTTAAAAAAAATCGATGGAGTGAGTGGAATGCTCTTTATCGAGATACTGTCCGCCGCTTTATCAAAGGAACGCCTTACACAAAAGATCTGTTCGCCTCTCGCCTAGCAGGCTCTCAAGATATTTATGGCTTTCATTCACCTTTAAGCAGCATTAATTTTATAACAGCTCATGATGGATTTACTCTCTATGATTTAATCGCCTACAATCATAAGCATAACCTAGAAAATGGAGAGAACAACCAGGATGGCACCAACCAGAATGAAAGCTGGAACTGTGGTTTAGAAGGGCCCACGGATGATTTGCATATTAACGATCTAAGGGAGCGGCAGTTGCGTAATTTTCATTTAGCCTTAATGATGTCGCAAGGAATTCCCATGTTACAAATGGGAGATGAATATGCTCATACAAAAAGGGGTAACAATAATACATGGTGTCAAGATAATGAACTTAATTGGTTTTTGTGGGATAAACTCCAAGAAAATTCAGCCTTTTATCGTTTTTATCGCTTAATGATTAAATTCAGAAAGCAAACCCCAGCTCTACAGCAAGGAAGATTTTTAAACGAACAGGATATTTTCTGGAGAGGAACTAACGGAGAAAAAATAAACTGGGATAAAGAAACCCAATTTTTAGCTTTTACTTTACTTGCGAGAGAAGAAAACGCCATTCTTTATTGTGCTTTTAATGCACAAAATATTCCTCAAACAATTGTCATTCCTAGGCTTGAAAAAGATCAATGCTGGCAATTAATCATCAACACGGCTAATCCCTCTCCCTATGATTTTTATGAGGAGGGGCAAGAGCCGTGGATTGAACAGCCGTTATTACAGATGCCAGCTTTTTCAGCTCTTCTACTCAAAAAAAAGCTTAATTAA
- the ssb gene encoding single-stranded DNA-binding protein, with product MIIIEIAGHLGTDPEVRFTPGGQKVTVLRLAANTRKSGKDETVWWRVTIWGERFDKMMPYIKKGSALIVIGEMGKPEIYTDKEGRPQVSLDLTAEMIRFSPFGKADRAGQEPSGQAPYGQASTPSSYTSPSAYSEPSYTSQSTGNTGYSSYPGNQSSYKPAPNVPDDDNIPF from the coding sequence ATGATTATCATTGAAATCGCAGGCCATTTAGGGACAGATCCCGAAGTTCGCTTTACACCAGGTGGTCAAAAAGTTACTGTGTTACGCTTGGCAGCGAATACGCGTAAAAGTGGGAAAGATGAAACAGTTTGGTGGCGTGTGACCATTTGGGGAGAGCGTTTTGATAAGATGATGCCTTATATAAAAAAGGGTAGTGCACTTATTGTGATTGGCGAAATGGGCAAGCCTGAGATCTATACAGATAAAGAAGGACGCCCTCAAGTCTCTCTTGATTTGACAGCAGAAATGATTCGCTTTAGCCCCTTTGGTAAAGCAGACCGTGCCGGTCAAGAGCCTTCTGGTCAGGCCCCTTATGGCCAAGCTTCTACTCCTTCTTCCTACACTAGCCCGAGTGCTTATTCTGAACCTTCTTATACTTCTCAATCGACAGGGAATACAGGGTATTCATCTTATCCTGGCAATCAATCAAGTTATAAGCCGGCTCCTAATGTACCCGATGATGATAATATTCCCTTTTGA
- the hflX gene encoding GTPase HflX codes for MPSIKPKILQSSEDEFQQPKKALLVSVYKGSNFRPICEEHLDELALLAETYGIHVNSKIPCMVRKYDASTFVTEGKLQELLRMAQEQKVDLIIFDDEITPGQQRNLENIFNMPVIDRTGVILEVFAQRAHTKEARLQIELAKIKYQAPRLKRLWSHLSRQAGTGGKSGGAYLKGEGEKQIEIDKRILKKQMDSLQNEIREVRANRLTQRTLRTRLEIPVFAIIGYTNAGKSTLLNALTDAKVFVEDKLFATLDTTTRKYLLPNNQEILLIDTVGFIRKLPHLLVAAFKSTLEEALQADILIHLVDISHPMAEEQAATTYEVLKELKAENKPIITVLNKIDRCTDPQKITRLRILYPKSVSISALNKIGFEDLLEQMIQELNRKRTSVTLKIPQLEYHKVSEVMRLGNIIHQDYEDNDVLIRVDLPCALAGKLKDYIIEGSA; via the coding sequence ATGCCCTCTATTAAACCAAAAATCCTACAATCCTCGGAAGACGAATTTCAACAGCCTAAAAAAGCTTTACTTGTTTCTGTTTATAAAGGATCTAACTTTCGTCCAATCTGTGAAGAGCATCTTGATGAGCTAGCTTTACTTGCTGAAACTTATGGCATTCATGTTAATTCTAAGATTCCTTGTATGGTGCGTAAATACGATGCCTCTACTTTTGTCACCGAGGGTAAATTACAAGAGCTTTTGCGGATGGCACAAGAGCAAAAAGTAGATTTAATCATTTTCGATGATGAAATTACACCAGGCCAGCAGCGCAATTTGGAAAATATTTTCAACATGCCTGTGATAGACCGTACGGGAGTTATTTTAGAAGTTTTTGCTCAGCGTGCGCACACTAAAGAAGCGCGCCTACAAATTGAACTAGCTAAAATTAAATACCAAGCGCCGCGTTTAAAACGATTATGGTCTCATCTATCACGCCAAGCGGGTACGGGAGGTAAAAGTGGAGGGGCCTACCTCAAAGGGGAAGGTGAAAAGCAAATTGAGATTGATAAACGCATTTTAAAAAAACAGATGGATAGCCTTCAAAATGAAATTCGTGAAGTGCGTGCTAATCGCCTCACTCAACGCACTCTTCGCACCCGATTAGAAATTCCGGTTTTCGCCATTATAGGCTATACAAATGCGGGTAAATCTACGCTTCTTAATGCTTTAACGGATGCTAAAGTCTTTGTAGAAGACAAACTTTTTGCTACTCTTGATACCACTACACGTAAATATTTATTACCTAATAATCAAGAAATTTTATTGATTGACACGGTGGGTTTCATACGCAAGCTGCCTCACTTGCTTGTGGCAGCTTTTAAAAGCACATTAGAAGAAGCTTTGCAAGCAGATATTCTTATCCATTTAGTCGATATTAGCCATCCTATGGCTGAAGAGCAAGCCGCCACCACTTATGAGGTATTAAAAGAACTGAAGGCTGAAAATAAACCCATCATTACCGTACTTAATAAGATAGATAGATGCACCGATCCCCAGAAAATTACCCGCTTACGCATCCTTTATCCCAAATCTGTTAGTATCTCTGCTCTTAATAAAATCGGTTTTGAAGATTTATTAGAACAGATGATTCAAGAGCTCAATCGAAAACGTACTTCAGTCACCTTAAAAATCCCTCAGCTTGAATACCATAAAGTGAGTGAAGTCATGCGCTTAGGCAATATTATCCATCAAGATTATGAAGATAATGATGTTTTAATTAGGGTGGATTTACCATGTGCATTAGCTGGAAAACTGAAAGATTACATTATTGAAGGTTCGGCATAA
- a CDS encoding MBL fold metallo-hydrolase, translating to MGVPVIGCECAVCRSESPFNKRLRSSGLIKIHDKQIVIDCGPDFRTQMLHHHIKQIDGLILTHAHYDHTGGFDELRILNARSKQPIPCLLAEATAEELKMRFPYAFEQTSSPEKLTTRSVLHYLKSERGKVNFLGLPIHYVTYQQGGMLVNGFKVGNFAYISDIRHYPQTIFEDLQGVETLVVSCLRQQSSPLHFNVQEAIDFAYKVGADQAWFTHIAHELEHDLTNSKLPPNYQLAYDGLEIDFEIPLNSSI from the coding sequence TTGGGAGTACCAGTAATTGGTTGTGAATGTGCAGTTTGCCGTTCAGAATCGCCTTTTAATAAACGCCTACGCTCCTCTGGGCTGATTAAAATCCATGATAAGCAAATTGTCATCGACTGCGGTCCTGATTTTCGCACTCAGATGCTTCACCATCATATTAAACAGATTGATGGCTTAATCTTAACACATGCTCATTATGATCATACAGGAGGATTTGACGAGCTTAGGATCCTTAATGCTCGTTCCAAGCAACCTATCCCCTGCCTACTGGCTGAAGCTACAGCAGAGGAGCTAAAAATGCGTTTTCCCTATGCTTTTGAGCAAACTTCTTCCCCAGAAAAGTTAACGACTCGATCTGTTTTGCATTATCTAAAGTCTGAAAGAGGAAAAGTAAATTTTTTAGGATTACCTATTCATTATGTAACCTACCAGCAAGGTGGCATGTTAGTCAATGGCTTTAAAGTAGGCAATTTTGCCTACATTTCTGACATCCGCCATTATCCTCAAACCATTTTTGAAGACCTGCAAGGCGTGGAAACTTTAGTGGTAAGCTGCCTGCGTCAACAATCCTCTCCTTTACATTTCAATGTTCAAGAAGCTATAGATTTTGCTTACAAAGTGGGTGCTGACCAAGCATGGTTTACTCACATCGCTCATGAGCTGGAGCATGATTTGACTAATTCTAAGCTTCCTCCTAATTATCAATTAGCTTACGATGGCTTAGAGATTGATTTTGAGATCCCCTTAAATTCCTCAATATAA
- a CDS encoding leucyl aminopeptidase, translating into MRFFSSSNEDSKKFELIVLPFWQGKKQAEKAAQIDRYASHFAPLIRQDFLAKEGQILVVYDTSTKEGKRLALIGLGAKEKIDTEKLRRIYAKLTRLCHQKNIKNICLFCPQLDTLAKDALLIGISEGILLSNYNFEELKQATKADPSLLLQQVTFMNLSKQELAIAQRCGKIAEGVYMARDLVNRNADEVTPQYLSSFAKAFESKLPHVKATILNKKLIEKEKLGLLLAVNRGSTSDPAMIILSYQGDPLSKEHTILIGKGITYDTGGLNLKPVVSMETMKADMAGGAAVLGTLYAAASLELKVNLTVVVPATENSISSTSFKPGDVYRSCKGLTIEVNNPDAEGRLVLADAITYAIKYLKPTRLIDVATLTGGIDVALGSEACGLFSNNDDLANALMHSGSKTFERVWRLPLYEEYHSYLKSDIADIKNSAGRSASSITAAMFLQEFVEETPWAHLDIASTAFFSEKKRYHPKYATGFGVRLLIDFLSAKN; encoded by the coding sequence ATGCGCTTTTTTTCCTCCTCTAATGAAGATAGCAAAAAATTTGAGCTGATTGTTTTACCTTTTTGGCAAGGGAAAAAGCAAGCAGAAAAGGCGGCGCAAATCGATAGATATGCTTCTCATTTTGCTCCCCTTATTAGGCAAGATTTTTTGGCAAAAGAAGGTCAAATTCTGGTTGTCTATGATACCAGCACCAAGGAGGGTAAAAGGCTTGCTTTGATAGGGCTAGGAGCTAAAGAAAAAATTGATACAGAAAAGTTACGTCGTATATATGCTAAGTTAACCCGCCTCTGTCATCAGAAAAATATCAAAAATATTTGTCTCTTTTGCCCTCAGTTAGATACTTTAGCCAAAGATGCCCTCCTTATTGGTATATCGGAAGGAATTTTGCTTTCTAATTATAATTTCGAAGAACTTAAGCAAGCCACCAAAGCTGATCCTTCTCTGTTATTGCAGCAAGTGACCTTTATGAATTTATCTAAGCAAGAGCTGGCGATTGCACAGCGCTGTGGTAAAATTGCTGAGGGTGTTTACATGGCACGCGACTTAGTAAATAGAAATGCCGATGAGGTTACCCCTCAATACTTATCTAGCTTTGCAAAAGCTTTTGAAAGTAAGCTTCCTCATGTGAAAGCGACTATCCTTAATAAAAAGCTGATAGAGAAAGAAAAATTAGGATTGCTTTTAGCTGTGAATAGGGGCTCAACTAGTGATCCTGCCATGATCATTTTGTCCTATCAAGGCGATCCCCTTTCTAAAGAGCATACAATATTAATTGGTAAAGGGATCACTTATGATACCGGGGGGCTTAACTTAAAACCTGTAGTTTCAATGGAAACGATGAAAGCTGATATGGCAGGAGGTGCGGCTGTACTAGGTACTCTCTATGCTGCAGCCTCTTTGGAGCTTAAGGTTAATCTAACAGTAGTAGTGCCGGCCACAGAAAATAGTATTAGCTCTACTAGCTTTAAACCAGGCGATGTCTACAGGAGTTGCAAGGGATTAACAATTGAAGTTAATAACCCTGATGCTGAAGGTCGCTTAGTCCTTGCGGATGCGATCACTTATGCTATTAAATATTTAAAACCCACTCGTCTTATCGATGTGGCTACCTTGACGGGAGGGATTGATGTGGCTCTTGGCTCCGAAGCTTGCGGATTGTTTTCTAATAATGATGATCTTGCCAATGCTTTGATGCACTCAGGATCAAAAACGTTCGAAAGAGTCTGGCGTTTGCCCTTGTACGAAGAATACCATAGTTATCTAAAATCAGATATTGCTGATATAAAGAATAGTGCCGGCCGTTCGGCTAGCTCTATTACAGCAGCTATGTTTTTACAAGAATTTGTAGAGGAAACTCCTTGGGCTCATTTGGATATTGCAAGCACCGCATTTTTCAGTGAGAAAAAACGCTACCATCCCAAGTATGCTACAGGGTTTGGCGTACGGCTATTGATCGATTTTTTGTCTGCAAAGAATTGA